A single genomic interval of Microcebus murinus isolate Inina chromosome 24, M.murinus_Inina_mat1.0, whole genome shotgun sequence harbors:
- the LOC142864143 gene encoding myosin regulatory light polypeptide 9, with translation MSSKRAKTKTTKKRPQRATSNVFAMFDQSQIQEFKEAFNMIDQNRDGFIDKEDLHDMLASLGKNPTDEYLDTMMNEAPGPINFTMFLTMFGEKLNGTDPEDVIRNAFACFDEEATGTIQEDYLRELLTTMGDRFTDEEVDELYREAPIDKKGNFNYIEFTRILKHGAKDKDD, from the coding sequence ATGTCTAGTAAAAGGGCAAAGACCAAGACCACCAAGAAGCGCCCTCAGCGCGCAACATCCAATGTATTTGCCATGTTTGACCAGTCACAGATTCAGGAGTTCAAAGAGGCCTTCAACATGATTGATCAGAACAGAGATGGCTTCATTGACAAGGAAGATTTGCATGATATGCTTGCCTCACTAGGGAAAAATCCAACGGATGAGTACCTGGATACCATGATGAATGAGGCTCCAGGCCCCATCAATTTCACTATGTTCCTCACCATGTTTGGTGAGAAGTTAAATGGCACAGACCCAGAGGATGTCATCAGAAATGCTTTTGCTTGCTTTGATGAAGAAGCAACTGGCACCATTCAGGAAGATTACCTGAGAGAGCTGCTGACAACCATGGGAGATcggtttacagatgaggaagtggaTGAGCTGTACAGAGAAGCCCCCATTGACAAAAAGGGGAATTTCAATTACATCGAGTTCACCCGCATCCTTAAACATGGAGCCAAAGACAAAGATGACTGA